Below is a window of Deltaproteobacteria bacterium HGW-Deltaproteobacteria-2 DNA.
GCTTATGATTTGAAAGATGGGGCAAATTTCTGCGTGCGGCCTGACAAGTGCAGAAACTGGTTGGCAATTTGTATTCAATTCCATACTTCCCACAACAGGCCATTAATACATTTATATCAAAAATTGCATTATGCGCTACCAGTATATCCGAATCCGTTAAATACTCGGACATTTCCCTCCACAATTCACCGAATAAAGGGAATTTGCTTACTTTTCCAGCGTCTATATTGTGTAACTCAGTGAAGAACGGAATAAAGAAATTAGGGGATGGTTTTATGTAACTCGAATATGTTTTTACTATTTCACTGTTTTTAACAACGACTATTCCTATCTGACAGGCGCTGGTTTTCTCGTAGTTAGCAGTTTCAAAATCAATCGCCGTAAAATTCAGGTTACCTCTATTAACAGCAACCTTGTTTGTACGCGCTTGTGTTGTTTCCATAATTCGCTTTTACCAATACTTCAGGTGGAGAACTATTTTAACTGCCTGAAGCTGTCCACTTCTTTCTTCAACCAGGTGATCCAGTCTTCTATACCCGATCCTGTTACACAGGAAACCTCTATGATGGTGATGCGGGGATTTAAAGCCAAGACTCGTTTACGCATGGCCGCCATGTCAAAATTGCTGAGAGACAAATAATCAATTTTATTAACGAGCAGTACATCACAGATGGAAAACATCAGTGGATACTTAAGAGGTTTGTCGTCACCCTCCGGAACGCTCAGGATCATCACATTTTTGTGAGCGCCGGTATCGAACTCGGCAGGACAAACAAGATTCCCTACATTTTCGATGATAATAAGATCCAGATCGTTCACAGCCAGGGCATCAATACCTTGAGTAACCATAGTAGCGTCGAGATGGCAGAATCCACCCGTCCTGAGCTGAACGGCTGAAATGCCCTGGGCGGCAACCTTTTCGGCATCCACTTTGGAATCGATATCAGCTTCAATCACACCGAGACGCAATTTTCCTTTTAGATTGGCAATCGTTTGAAGAATCAGACTGGTTTTACCCGAACCCGGTGAAGACATTAGGTTCAAAAGCATGGTTTTTGTTTTTTTGAGCCGTTCCCGAACTTCAGTAGCTACTTTGACGTTGTCCGCCAGGATTTCCTCTTTAACTTCTATCAGCCTGACCTCTTCCACTATTGTACCTCCATATCCTTGATGTAATATTCCCTTCCGGAAACAAGCGTGATGTTTTTTCCTCCGCAGGCCGGGCAGACAAGATCACCTAAACTTGCCGCCTCGGCTTCATAAGAAGTGGAACAAGCGCTGCATTGCACCATGATCGGCATTCGCTCGATTTTGAGTTTTGCCCCTTCGGCCAAAGTGCCCTTGCTCAGGTAATCAAAATAGCGTTGAATCCATTCATCTTCGAGATCGCTGAGTTTACCTATCTGCAGACTAATAGACACGACTTGACGCACGCTGTTTTTCTCTGCGTGTTTTAATACAACCTTTAAAATACTCTCAGTAACGGGAAGTTCATGCATGTTATCATTTTATTCCTATTTTAATCAGAGCACTATATTTGTCGGATTTATCGACTTAATCTCATCACTTCAATATTATCTCTGATTGGGAATTTAATTCTCCTTTGTTCATTATTTGTTTCAGCAAAACAATACAAATTGTCATGCCTCTTCATTTCTTTTCCTATGCTTTAATGTTTTCAAAATATCCTGTCAAGTAGCTTCGGAAGGCACGAAAAGGTTCTATATTTTTCACAACCTTCATATGCAGGATGGCTCCTTCGAATCCATAAAAAATCAAGCACGCGGCATCAGCAGTATTCAAACTGGCCGGTATTGATTTGTCGCGCTTGGCTTCCTCAAGACATGATTCTATTTGCGCAATGAGAGATCCGATTACGTCTTTCAGATGAACACGTAAACGTTCATTAGTGCCTGCCAGCTCCAGCGAGAGATTTCCGATGGGACAACCCATAGTATGTCCGTTTTGTTGAAAAGCATTTTCGAAAAATTCCAATAATTTTTCCAATCGTTTGACGGGCGGCATTTTCTTGTCACCCAAATAGTGTGTGATGATTCCGCTGATCATTGCACTGAAATAATCAATGATTTCCAATCCGAAATCTTCTTTGCTCTTAAAATAAAAATAGAACGAGCCCTTGGGAATACCCACGGCTTGAAGTATCTGCTGAAGACCAGTGGCATTGTAGCCTTGCGCGTGAATAAGTTCAGCTCCTTTGCGGATGATCTCCTCACGTGTACTTGTTTTGGTCATTACTGATTCTCCCTATGAACAATCGTATTAACTTTGCATAATTTTTAGAAAAGCGTCAAGTCTTCCTTTTTCCTGAAGTACTTTTGCTCCCATTTCCCTGACTGTAGCCGGAATAGAGGGAATTTGTTTTCTTTCAACAAGCTTAATAGCTTCGGCCGGACATCCGGTCACACACAAGCCGCAACCAATGCATTCTTTTGTGTTGACGAATGCAACATCATCTCTCATTTCGATAGCCTTCACCGGACAACGCTCTTCGGCACAAATAGCGCATCCGGTGCAGTCTTCACCAGTGACGTACGCCTCGAAACGGCTTGGCTCAAAAGCATGAAGATGCTTTAACTGTGTTCTCCCCCGCAGAACCGTACAACAGCAGGGGCAGCAGTTGCAGATCAAGTTGGCACGGTCAGCACTGTTATTACTTGTATGGACCAATCCAGCCTCTTCCGCCTGATCCAACACCTTCAGCCCATCTTCTTTGCTGATCTGACGAGCAAACCCTCTCTCCACAAGGAATTCAGCTGCTTCACCAAAGATAAGACATACTTCCTTAGGTTTGTCACATTTGCCCACGCTGACTCTGCAGGCGCATTTGGTCAGCGCAATGTAGTTTGCATTGTTAATGAAATTTTTGACCTCTTCATAGGGATGGACTCTGTCTTGCGCTGTAATCGATTTTTCCACAGCGATTACTCTCATGAGCGGTGTCGGCTGACCGGCAAAGGAAGCACCAAGCGCTTCATGATGATAGTCTTCCCATAGCTGGCCCAGGCGCTGATGCATGGGTGTTCCACCACCTTTCATAAAGGGAAACTCAAACACACCGGGAATAAGTGGAAGCAAACTGTATAACTTTTCTCCTTCTTTATTCTTCGAATAAATAATTCCTTTGTTGGCCATTGATTCCAAATTTTTTTTTGCTATGTCCTCCGAAACTTCAGCCAGCGTTGCTATACTGGAGGCACTTTTAGCTTTATAGCTCATATTGACGGCAAGAGCCGCTTCCTCCGGCGTAAAAAGTATGTGTAGTATCTCATTAATTGACTTTGCTTTTGGCGCCGTCGACGGATGTGAATCCAGAATTTCTCTTAATCGTTCGTAAATATCCATGGTCTTTCTCCTTTACTTTTAACTTGTCCAATAATATAATAGACCGGTCGTCTACAAGTCAAGAAATATTTTTTCATGAATAAAACTAAATCCTTTTATCCTCAAAGTTGCAGTATTAGCAACGGCAGATTAAAAGTTTAATTATATTGAATATTTTTTGGTTCACGCGATTATAATCAAGCAATAGTGAATCTCGTTTTAAAGAAGACGGGAGTTGGTTTTTCTTGGCGGAACTATACCATTAAGCAGCAATAGGCAGGCTCATCGAAAGGTGGTAAATTACAGGCAACCTGATTCTTTGCTTGATTAGGGCTGTTTCGTACTTGATACGGTATTTTCAGATGCAAGGCACACGACATGTGGCGCATCCGGCATTCGCCGGATTCACTGCGCAAATGCAAAGCCCAGTGCATACAGGCAGCGTTTTGTAAAAGCCTCCAGCTTTTACCGGTGAGGAATATTCCTAATATTTATTGCGCTTCCCATACGGGAATGCACGTCCGGTCAACAGCCCCTTTGTCTATATTTCTCCCCCTGCTCTGTGGCCTTCATGGATAGCCTCCAGAACGCGGCGAGGACTTTTGGCGTCACCAACTATTATATAGGGAATGCTCAACTCTTTGAGCACATCTTCCAGAGAATTATCCGACTTGGCACCCATGGCAGTCACTATCATAGCTGCATTCTCCATACGTTCTGTATCTCCCTGGCGATAACGCACATCTCCTGCTTCAATGCATGTTACCTGAGCACCAAAGATCAGCCTGCCACCGGCACTTTTGATGCGTTTGTGCAACCAGTATCCATGTGCCGTTAACTTTCCAACCGGAGGAAATGCCTGCATCTCGAGAACCGTAACAGGTATACCTTTGGATAGCAAATAATCAGCTGTTTCCATACCCACATAACCAGCTCCCAGAACAACAGCCGGACTTTTAAGTTCAACCTTGCCTGTAAGAACGTCACGGGCATCAACCACCTTTTCTGAGTCAAGGCCGGGGATGGGAAGCGTGACCGGATATGCACCGCAGGCAAGGATCACAGCCTCAGGCATATGTTGTTTTATTTCTTCTTTGCTGATCAGGTTTTGACAATGAACAGGTGTGGAACTTTTTTTCAGCTGACGCAGCGACCAGATAAGCCAGTCCTTGAAAGCCGATTTGTGCGGCGGCTGGCTGGCTGACAACAACTGCCCTCCGGGTTTTTCTTCCTTCTCAAATACTTTTACTTTATGCCCACGCGCTGATGCCGCCATAGCAGCCGACAAACCAGCCGGTCCGGCACCGATGACCCATACGCGCTTGGAAGGTTTTGCCTTGGGGGCTTGCCCCTTATGTTCGCCGCCGCATTCGGGATTGAAACTGCAGGTAGCCGACTTCATTTCGAAACTCAAGCGCTCAATACACCCCTGATTACAGGCTGTGCACCAGCGTATATCGTCAAGAGCTCCATCGCGAACCTTGTTGATAAAGTCGGGATCGGTAAGATGTTGACGTCCAAAACTTATAAGATCGGCGTCGCCCCGCGCGATAGCCTGATCGGCCAGTTCCGGATTATTGATACGCCCCACGCCAATAACAGGCACATGTACAACATCCTTAAGCGCGCGGGCACGGAACAAATTGAAACCGGGCTCTGTATCCATGGAAGCGATGGACAAACCGCCGGGTGTGGAATAAACTCCCACGGAACAATGAATGGCATCAACTCCGGCAGACACCATCATTGGCGCAAATTTCTGCATGAAGGACAAATCATACCCGCCGCGTACCAGTTCATCGGCCGATACGCGAATCCAGACAGGAAAATCATTACCTACTTTCTTACGCACCGCCGCAATAATTTCTAAAACAAACCGCGCGCGGCTTTCATCGCTCCCTCCGTATTTATCATCGCGTTGATTGGAAAAGGGAGAAAGGAATTGATTTAAAAGATATCCATGAGCTCCGTGGAGCTCCACAGCATCGAAGCCCGCCTCCTTTGCGCGTCCGGCCGCGCTAGCGAAGGCCTCGACAAGCTGGGTAATTCGTTCCAAGCTCATAGCCTCACATGGCTGGCCCAGGATAACGCTGGGTATAGCCGAAGGTGCCTCGGGAATAGTGCCTATCGCATCTTCAAAAGTTTCACGGCCGGCATGATGGAGCTGAAGCGCAGCCTTAGCTCCAAAGAGATGCAATGCCTCAGGAATGCGCGCCAACCCCGGAATAAAGGCATCACTCCAGATGCCAATCTCATTGGGAAAACCCTTGCCGCGTGCATCAACCGCGCAAACTTCGGTTATGATCAGGCCGGTGCCACCCTGTGCTCGCCGTGAAAGGTATGCCACCAGCCTGTCGCTGACCGTGCTGTCGGGATTGCCGTATCCCGTACCCATAGGCGGCATAACCGCCCGATTCTTTAAAGTCATACCATTAATGGTCACAGATGAAAAAAGATGTGGGAATTGCATTTAAGATTCCTTTTAATTGATATTTAATAAAACTTTGCGAAACATAATGTCAAATATGAAACTACACCATTTACCAGACTTCAGGAAACGCCATATTTGTATACATATCCTCAAGCTTACTCTTGTGTCCACGTTCCATCGTGGCCAGCTCAAGAAAGATATTCTTTTGCGCTGCGTCCGTGCTGACATTTGCCAGTTGAGTATACATCTGCATTGCTTCCAGTTCATTCTTGATCGCAATTACAATACCTTCAACAGGTTTGAGATCGGCAGTCAATGGCGGTGTAACAAGCGCATCCACAATTTTGTAATCTGTCGATTCCGAGAAATGCATTTTCTCCGGAGCTTTGGCAAGGAACCCCTCTAAAGTACGCTTGTGTTCTTTTTCTTCTTC
It encodes the following:
- a CDS encoding DNA polymerase III, with translation METTQARTNKVAVNRGNLNFTAIDFETANYEKTSACQIGIVVVKNSEIVKTYSSYIKPSPNFFIPFFTELHNIDAGKVSKFPLFGELWREMSEYLTDSDILVAHNAIFDINVLMACCGKYGIEYKLPTSFCTCQAARRNLPHLSNHKLSTVCSHYGIDLNHHEALSDARAAALIALKLLG
- the hypB gene encoding hydrogenase accessory protein HypB, whose amino-acid sequence is MEEVRLIEVKEEILADNVKVATEVRERLKKTKTMLLNLMSSPGSGKTSLILQTIANLKGKLRLGVIEADIDSKVDAEKVAAQGISAVQLRTGGFCHLDATMVTQGIDALAVNDLDLIIIENVGNLVCPAEFDTGAHKNVMILSVPEGDDKPLKYPLMFSICDVLLVNKIDYLSLSNFDMAAMRKRVLALNPRITIIEVSCVTGSGIEDWITWLKKEVDSFRQLK
- the hypA gene encoding hydrogenase maturation nickel metallochaperone HypA, with the translated sequence MHELPVTESILKVVLKHAEKNSVRQVVSISLQIGKLSDLEDEWIQRYFDYLSKGTLAEGAKLKIERMPIMVQCSACSTSYEAEAASLGDLVCPACGGKNITLVSGREYYIKDMEVQ
- a CDS encoding TetR family transcriptional regulator; this translates as MTKTSTREEIIRKGAELIHAQGYNATGLQQILQAVGIPKGSFYFYFKSKEDFGLEIIDYFSAMISGIITHYLGDKKMPPVKRLEKLLEFFENAFQQNGHTMGCPIGNLSLELAGTNERLRVHLKDVIGSLIAQIESCLEEAKRDKSIPASLNTADAACLIFYGFEGAILHMKVVKNIEPFRAFRSYLTGYFENIKA
- a CDS encoding NADH:flavin oxidoreductase, which gives rise to MQFPHLFSSVTINGMTLKNRAVMPPMGTGYGNPDSTVSDRLVAYLSRRAQGGTGLIITEVCAVDARGKGFPNEIGIWSDAFIPGLARIPEALHLFGAKAALQLHHAGRETFEDAIGTIPEAPSAIPSVILGQPCEAMSLERITQLVEAFASAAGRAKEAGFDAVELHGAHGYLLNQFLSPFSNQRDDKYGGSDESRARFVLEIIAAVRKKVGNDFPVWIRVSADELVRGGYDLSFMQKFAPMMVSAGVDAIHCSVGVYSTPGGLSIASMDTEPGFNLFRARALKDVVHVPVIGVGRINNPELADQAIARGDADLISFGRQHLTDPDFINKVRDGALDDIRWCTACNQGCIERLSFEMKSATCSFNPECGGEHKGQAPKAKPSKRVWVIGAGPAGLSAAMAASARGHKVKVFEKEEKPGGQLLSASQPPHKSAFKDWLIWSLRQLKKSSTPVHCQNLISKEEIKQHMPEAVILACGAYPVTLPIPGLDSEKVVDARDVLTGKVELKSPAVVLGAGYVGMETADYLLSKGIPVTVLEMQAFPPVGKLTAHGYWLHKRIKSAGGRLIFGAQVTCIEAGDVRYRQGDTERMENAAMIVTAMGAKSDNSLEDVLKELSIPYIIVGDAKSPRRVLEAIHEGHRAGGEI
- a CDS encoding ferritin, with product MDQNKYRKIISSAIEREIEANAFYSAVSKKAKDKNIKSIFSKLAEEEKEHKRTLEGFLAKAPEKMHFSESTDYKIVDALVTPPLTADLKPVEGIVIAIKNELEAMQMYTQLANVSTDAAQKNIFLELATMERGHKSKLEDMYTNMAFPEVW